The DNA segment TAGCTTTAACGGAGAAAAAAGACCAAGAGGTAGAGGGACTAGCCCACTGGACGATACAAGTAAACTTTGAAAAGGAGGATCTTCCTAGTGATTTTTATTTAGCACTACTGTATGTGATTTTTGCTCAAACTTTAGCATTGAAAAAATCTCTTCAGATTGGTATTACGCCGGACAACCCTAGTCCAGAAGGCCGTGTAAACCGTGTAGTGCAAGGGGTAACGATTTATGATTATAGGAAAGTAAGGTAGTTGCGTGACTAGAGTCGGAATGAGGTTAAAGTCTTTCTATTAATAGATGGAAGATACCCTAACAGCATAAAATGGTGCAACCTCAGACCGACTGTCTATCTATAGAAAATTAGTAAGAATTCAACTTTCTAAATCAATTATGATAGCGCTATCAATTAACGGGTTTGTTTCGAAATTAAAAATCAGGAGGAAGATGATAATGTCTCAATCAAGCATTTTATTGACTAGAATCGATAACCGCTTAATTCATGGGCAAGTGGGTGTTACATGGGTAAACCATTTGGGTGCAAACTTAGTTGTTGTTGCAAACGACAAAGTTTCAGAGGATGAAGTACAGCAAAACCTCATGGATATGGTGTTGCCTGACACAATTCAATCTCGTTATTTTTCATTACAAAAAACAGCAGACATTATACATAAAGCATCACCACGGCAGAAAATATTTTTGGTTGTAAAAGATGTTCATGATGCATTGACATTGAAAGAGGGCGGTGTTCCGATTGATCACTTAAACATCGGAAACATGCATTATGAAGAAGGGAAGAGTCAAATATCTTCAACCGTATCCGTTAATGAAAAAGATATTGAATCATTTAAACGTTTAGGTGAATTGAAGGTAAAACTAGATTTGAGAAGGGTGCCAAATGAAAAAGGACAAAATATTTTAGATTTGATATAAGTGCTTTTTATCCTAAATGGGGGTTTTATCTATGTTACTAGAAGCTATTTTAGTAGCACTCTGGGCAGGAATTATTGGTATTGATCTATATGTTGGTTTAACACATATTCACCGCCCTGTAGTTTCAGGGCTTGTTGTCGGACTTATTTTAGGTGATGTTACTACCGGTTTGATTATTGGTGGGACATTAGAATTAATTTGGATGGGAATGGTACCACTTGCAGGTGCACAACCTCCTAATGTGGTTATTGGGGGAGTGATTGGTACTGCTTTTGGTATCATTGCAGATCTTGAACCGACCGCGGCGGTTGGGGTAGCCATTCCTTTTGCTGTCGCTGTGCAAGGTTTGATTACTTTATTCTTTACAGCCTTCTCTCCAATGATGCATAAGGCTGACAAATTTGCACTAAACGCCAATTATAAAGGAATTGAACTTATAAATTATTTAGGTGTAGCTTTACTATTTATCTTCAATGCCTTGATTGCATTCCTACCAATTTATTTTGGTTCCGAAGAAGCAGCAGCATTTGTTGAAACTGTACCGCAATGGATAATTGATGGGTTGTCAATTGCTGGAGGGATCATGCCAGCAGTCGGTTTTGCAATGCTATTAAAAATTATGATGAAGGTTGAATATGTCATGTTCTTTATTCTCGGATTTGTTCTTGCCGCCTATTTGGAAATGCCAATATTAGCAATAGCTCTAATAGGACTGGCAATTGCGCTATATGATTTTTACCAAAACAAGAACAACCAAGGTCCGAATAATCCAACACCTGGCGAGGAGGAGATAACGGATGGAATCTAATGTGTATGAGGATAATACAATGGCTGAAAAGCTTAGTCCCAAATTGCTTCGACTCTTAGTTTGGAGATCTTTGCTATTACAAGCATCCTTCAACTATGAAAGGATGCAGGCTGCAGGTTGGTTATATTCCATTTTGCCTGGACTACGGCATATTCATAAAAATAAACAGGATTTAAGTAATTCGATGAAAAGTCATATGGATTTCTTTAATACTCATCCATTCCTAGTAACACCCATTATGGGAGTTATTCTTGCTATGGAGCAAAACAAAGAAGACAAAGAGTCCATACGCGGAATTAGAGTCGTAATGATGGGGCCGCTTGGTGGTATTGGGGACGCCATGTTCTATCTAACGTTACTCCCGATTTCAGCGAGTATCGGCGCTTCTTTAGCGGTAGAAGGAAATGTAGTAGGGCCATTTATCTTCTTAATCATATTTAATGTTATTCACTTTGGTGTTCGTTTTGGCTT comes from the Halobacillus shinanisalinarum genome and includes:
- the agaW gene encoding PTS N-acetylgalactosamine transporter subunit IIC, whose amino-acid sequence is MLLEAILVALWAGIIGIDLYVGLTHIHRPVVSGLVVGLILGDVTTGLIIGGTLELIWMGMVPLAGAQPPNVVIGGVIGTAFGIIADLEPTAAVGVAIPFAVAVQGLITLFFTAFSPMMHKADKFALNANYKGIELINYLGVALLFIFNALIAFLPIYFGSEEAAAFVETVPQWIIDGLSIAGGIMPAVGFAMLLKIMMKVEYVMFFILGFVLAAYLEMPILAIALIGLAIALYDFYQNKNNQGPNNPTPGEEEITDGI
- a CDS encoding PTS system mannose/fructose/sorbose family transporter subunit IID, whose amino-acid sequence is MESNVYEDNTMAEKLSPKLLRLLVWRSLLLQASFNYERMQAAGWLYSILPGLRHIHKNKQDLSNSMKSHMDFFNTHPFLVTPIMGVILAMEQNKEDKESIRGIRVVMMGPLGGIGDAMFYLTLLPISASIGASLAVEGNVVGPFIFLIIFNVIHFGVRFGLMTYGYRTGVNAISKLKEGTQQVSRAASIVGLTVVGGLIATYVALKTDYVWTSGEAKLDIQTDVLDQIMPAMLPLAYTLLMYWLLKKGRSPLLLIGLTVVVGLIGSYFNILA
- the agaV gene encoding PTS N-acetylgalactosamine transporter subunit IIB, which encodes MSQSSILLTRIDNRLIHGQVGVTWVNHLGANLVVVANDKVSEDEVQQNLMDMVLPDTIQSRYFSLQKTADIIHKASPRQKIFLVVKDVHDALTLKEGGVPIDHLNIGNMHYEEGKSQISSTVSVNEKDIESFKRLGELKVKLDLRRVPNEKGQNILDLI